The Crocosphaera sp. UHCC 0190 DNA segment TTCTTTCTTAGCTGCTGCCTCCGTATTTCCTTTCACAGCTAATAATCTTTGCACAAATTCACCACCCCCATCACTCCGACGAAATGACCACCATTGCACAAATAAATAAGCTGAAAATGTCGTCGCTGTAATCCCTGCTGCATCATTCCAAGTAAACCCAAACCCCCCATTACTGGTAATAGGAATAAAAGATAAAACATCAAACTCTGTTACCCCTTGCACTTTGGGAATTAATTGATGGATTCCTCCCACATCATGAAGGGCAATACCTGCGACAATCATTGCCCCTAATAAACCGAGAAAAAATTGAAAGAAATCTGTAATCACCACACCCCAAAGCCCCGAAACTCCCGTGTAAATGAGAACAAAGATACTCAAAAAAATCACTGTCCAAAGTTTGCCTGATTCTCCCGGATTAAGGCCTAAACTTTGCCATAGTTGCAAAGCATCCACGACTTTTACCATCGCTAACATGGCGTATCCAATACCAATACAGTTGATGGGAACTGCAAATAAAAAGGCCTTCGTTGCCCGTAAAATAGCTGCCGTTGACCCACCATAACGCAGTTCTGTTAATTCAGCATCAGTTACCACTTCAGAACGTCGCCACAGCCCCGCAAAGATGTAAATTAAGACAATATGGGCAATACCAAAACTCCACCATTCCCAGTTCCCTGCAATACCTCTGGTTGCCACCACACCACAGATGTACAAGGGAGTATCAATCGAAAAAGTTGTGGCGGCCATACTGGTTCCCGCTAACCACCAAGGAAGGTTTCTTCCGGCCAAGAGGTTATCAACCAGACTTTTGGGTTCTTTTTCCTCCCCTGTTGTTGAGGGTTTGCTTTCTTTGTGAGATAAAAATAACCCTAACACCATTGTGGCGATGAGATAAATTACGATAATAATCCAATCAATCGGTTGCATAGTTTGAATTTTAAGTTATTTTATTTAAAGTTTGGTTGTGAGGATAGTCAGTGTTAAAACTTCAGTCGTCTAAACAGTGGGTGAGTCAGGTATCTCAAGTCAATGACTGGGTACTTTTGTGTTTATGGGTGTTTCTTGGTAGTATTCTCCGCTTTGCAAATTTGACAGCTAAACCCCCTTGGACAGATGAATTTGCCACCATGGTATTTAGCTTAGGGAACAATTTTACCTCCGTTCCTCTGAATCAGGTTATTTCATTAGATACCCTTTTGCAACCACTTAGTTTGAACCCTGACGCAAATATCGGGGATGTTGTTTCTTTATTATTACGAGAAGATAATCATCCGCCTCTTTATTTTGTTTTGGTTCATTTATGGGTGAAATTGTTTCCTTCTTCCGGGGAGTATGTTGATGTTTGGGTCATGCGATCGCTGCCTGCTTTATTGGGAGTTTTATCGATTCCTGCTGTTTATTTTCTAGCAAAAATCGCTTTTCGTTCTCGTCTCATTGCCCAAATTAGTGCGGCTTTAATGGCGGTTTCTTCCTATGGTATTTTCTTGGCCCAAGAAGCGCGTCATTACACCTTAGCTATTTTGTTTGTCATTTTTTCTTTAAGCTGTTTAGTTGTCTCTTTGAGACATCTTTATCAGCAAACATTAATCCCATTATGGTTGGTTTTTTCTTGGATTTTGATCAATAGTTTGGGTTTATCAGTTCATTACTTTTTTTGTTTAACCCTGGTGGCAGAAGCCATTACATTAGGGATTTTAAGTTATTTCAAATTTCAACAAAATGTATCTGCTTCATTACAACGTAATTTAATCCGTATTCTCTTGGTAATTGTGGGAACGACTACCACCGGTTTAATCTGGATGTTTGTGGTAATTCCCCAAGGATACGGTAATAATATGATTACTTGGATTCATCCTTTAAGTCATATTTTATACGCCATTAGTCCCCCATTCCAATTGTTAGCGGTATGGGTTCCGATGATTTCTTTGTTACCTGTAGAATCGGATTCTATTCCCATTGTTATTCTGTCTGGTTTAATCTTACTGTTGTTTTTTATTTGGTTTATTCCTTATATCAACAGAGGAATTAAAACAGGAATGCAGTTAAATCAATTTCGCTTACCTTTGCTGATTTTGATGACATTTATTGGGGGTGTAATTAGTTTATTTCTCATCATTACTTATGTCATCGGACAAGATTTAACTCGTGCTGCTCGCTATAGTTTTACTTACTTCCCTGCTGTTATGGTTTTAGTTGGGGCAAGTTTAGGGATTTTGTGGAATGAAGTTAAACCGGAAAATATCATTTTACAACAGCAAAAAACATTAAATCCCCTAATTTTACTCCGCAAACTTTATGACAAATTAAACTCTAATGGGAAGTTAGCTTGTACGGCTGTTTGGGTAATGGGATTTTTAGGGGCAATTACAGTTATGGTTAATTTGGGTTATCAAAAATATTATCGCCCAGAACAATTTATTTCTGTGATTAAAGAAACCGCATCTCAACCTGTTTTAATCGCTACGACTCATAAAAGTTTAGTCCAAACCGGAGAAATGATGGGTATAGGTTTAGAATTACATCGACAATCTGAATTAGAAAATATTTCATTTTTGTTAATTCATCAAGAGCAAGATAATTCCCCTGAAACAACAGATAAACTACAACAAACCGTAGAAAAGCTGTCTCATCCCCTAGAAGTTTGGACAGTTAATTTTATAGCACCTATTGACTTGAAAAATTGTACTGTTGATGTCAAAAACCATCCTTATATTGATGGTTACGGATATAAAAGATATATTTGTAATTGAGTGAATTTTATCAATTTTGTGTAGAGACGTTTCATAAAACGTCTCTTTTTTAATCTTATCAAGTAGGGTGGGCAATGCCCACCTTACTTACTACAATCAGGTTAAGGTTGGGGAAACTGTCGATTATAAACCATGTCTTCTTTTTTCGTTTCCACTTTTAGGTTAGAACGAGGATAGGAGACACATAATAGGGCATAACCTTCTCCTTGTAACTCAGGAGATAACCCCATCCCTTCACTTTGATCAACCTCTCCCTCTAACAATTGTGCGGCGCAAGTGGTACAAACTCCCGCACTACAAGAAAAGGGCAAGTCAATGTTAGCCTCTTGGGCAGCAGTAAGCACCGTTTTATCGTCGGGAACTTCAATGGTGTAGGTTTCCCCTTCGTGATGAATTTCAACAGTATAAATATTTGACATAAGTCCCGTAAAACTCGATAAGCTTTCCTTGATCTAATGTATCTTTATTGGGCAACCCCTGGCTATTGTTAAGAAATATAGCTAAACTTAAAGCTTGATTGCAGTTTGCTTGATTTGCTGACAGAGAACCCCAACAGAATGTTATTTTTGAGCAACGCTTAATTAATGCGTCTCAAAATTGCTATCGGAAAGGGTATATGTACAATAAAAATACAGATAAAGACTTAGTGGCTGCTGGCTTAACCGCTGCCTTGGGTGCCGGAATTGTGACATCTTTTGCCGTTGGACAAGGACAAGATCCTTTACTGGCATTAGGAATCACTGCGATCGCTGCCATTTGTGGGGTGATCTTTCATCAATTTGATATTATTTAATCACAGCAATACATTCAATTTCTACTAACACATCTTTGGGTAAGCGGGAAACTTCAACGCAAGCACGAGCCGGGGCAGTTGCTTCGTCAAAATATTGGGCATAAACTTGATTCATTGGGACAAAATGCGCTAAATTTTTCAGAAAAACCGTTGTTTTGATCACATTTTCCCAAGTCGTGCCTGCGGCTTCTAAAATGGCTCCGATATTTTTCATAACTTGTTGGGTTTGTTGCGTAATGTCTTCCGATCCAACAATTTGTGATGTTTGGGGATCTAAGGGAATTTGGCCAGCAATAAATAAGAGTTGTCCCTGGACGGCGATCGCTTGATTATAGGGGCCAACAGGGGCCGGTGCATTTTCTGTACGGATAACTGTTTTACTCATTAATCATATTCAACTTGCTTACCAGGCTTGATCTTATCATTGTTGTCTGTCTGATCGACCCTATAGGTAGGGGGAATTGATGAATTACCCCGACAAACAACAGCATATATTGATTATGATCATATTTGGGCTAATTGCTCTTATTGTTTGATTTAATCGATAAAAAAATGCGTTTGTTTAAAACTGTGGCAGGGTTACGGGCTTATTTAGCTTCCCGACGAAACACCCAAAGCATCGGCCTAGTCCCCACCATGGGGGCTTTACATGAAGGCCATATTAGTTTAATTCGTCGGGCTATGACAGAAATGGATCTGGTGGTGGTTAGTATTTTTGTTAACCCCCTGCAATTCGCTCCCCAGGAAGATTTAGACAAATATCCCCGTCAATTGGCTCAAGATTGTCAATATTGCGAAGAATTAGGCGTAAAGGCTGTTTTTGCCCCAACC contains these protein-coding regions:
- a CDS encoding RidA family protein; translation: MSKTVIRTENAPAPVGPYNQAIAVQGQLLFIAGQIPLDPQTSQIVGSEDITQQTQQVMKNIGAILEAAGTTWENVIKTTVFLKNLAHFVPMNQVYAQYFDEATAPARACVEVSRLPKDVLVEIECIAVIK
- a CDS encoding glycosyltransferase family 39 protein, which gives rise to MLKLQSSKQWVSQVSQVNDWVLLCLWVFLGSILRFANLTAKPPWTDEFATMVFSLGNNFTSVPLNQVISLDTLLQPLSLNPDANIGDVVSLLLREDNHPPLYFVLVHLWVKLFPSSGEYVDVWVMRSLPALLGVLSIPAVYFLAKIAFRSRLIAQISAALMAVSSYGIFLAQEARHYTLAILFVIFSLSCLVVSLRHLYQQTLIPLWLVFSWILINSLGLSVHYFFCLTLVAEAITLGILSYFKFQQNVSASLQRNLIRILLVIVGTTTTGLIWMFVVIPQGYGNNMITWIHPLSHILYAISPPFQLLAVWVPMISLLPVESDSIPIVILSGLILLLFFIWFIPYINRGIKTGMQLNQFRLPLLILMTFIGGVISLFLIITYVIGQDLTRAARYSFTYFPAVMVLVGASLGILWNEVKPENIILQQQKTLNPLILLRKLYDKLNSNGKLACTAVWVMGFLGAITVMVNLGYQKYYRPEQFISVIKETASQPVLIATTHKSLVQTGEMMGIGLELHRQSELENISFLLIHQEQDNSPETTDKLQQTVEKLSHPLEVWTVNFIAPIDLKNCTVDVKNHPYIDGYGYKRYICN
- a CDS encoding 2Fe-2S iron-sulfur cluster-binding protein — protein: MSNIYTVEIHHEGETYTIEVPDDKTVLTAAQEANIDLPFSCSAGVCTTCAAQLLEGEVDQSEGMGLSPELQGEGYALLCVSYPRSNLKVETKKEDMVYNRQFPQP
- a CDS encoding sodium:solute symporter family protein, whose amino-acid sequence is MQPIDWIIIVIYLIATMVLGLFLSHKESKPSTTGEEKEPKSLVDNLLAGRNLPWWLAGTSMAATTFSIDTPLYICGVVATRGIAGNWEWWSFGIAHIVLIYIFAGLWRRSEVVTDAELTELRYGGSTAAILRATKAFLFAVPINCIGIGYAMLAMVKVVDALQLWQSLGLNPGESGKLWTVIFLSIFVLIYTGVSGLWGVVITDFFQFFLGLLGAMIVAGIALHDVGGIHQLIPKVQGVTEFDVLSFIPITSNGGFGFTWNDAAGITATTFSAYLFVQWWSFRRSDGGGEFVQRLLAVKGNTEAAAKKEAEKATWFFNILHYIVRTWPWIITALAAIVLLPNLEDPELAYPTLMLKYLPSALLGLVVASLIAAFMSTISTSINWGASYLTNDLYRRFFRPQASDFELTNAVRISSVLVTVFGSIAAFYATDITTVFRLVIAIGTGPGLVLILRWFWWRINAAAELSAMIAGFIIGLVTTINPAINNIFPDFGWRLLGISVMTAVVWITVMFLTPPEDEETLLNFYTLVRPGGIGWQYQQYKTGLKSAQDLRTDILRVVAATLLMFGSMFAIGGFLLLQSMTGFLSLTIAVIGGIWLRQLNKKTIVPMPRPGLDDGF